In a genomic window of Zingiber officinale cultivar Zhangliang chromosome 9B, Zo_v1.1, whole genome shotgun sequence:
- the LOC122023871 gene encoding pentatricopeptide repeat-containing protein At5g18950-like produces MSIKAFVHLNRRIYPVVSPVFTLSRTTSATVISSRIPASFAVEAVPTAPYTTGVEGRVDYDGDRSNESRYRQVAESAKRVCEIIIARPRWESSLLSHFSPSVLFHPTCVCQVLRLLSSKNLMLSLRYLLWLSSHPDAPPADPETSASLLYALADMRAWKAALLAIRTMKCQPDSRALESFLLRLIVNERCARDVMVEAIALVSTHLTHYSVPLSIWNSSLSSSLRSKRTDLVWRLYESMMQAGVSGDASTAGYLIQAFCIENKLDDAYRLLREVSMKGLIPDAISITKLIAEFSKDGNFGKVSELLHLMIAGGCMPDIFTYQSIIQGLCENGKVHDGFRIFNNLKLRGYDPDLVTYTTMIDGLCKTGKMVVAWNLWLEMIGKGLKPNAYAYNVIINGYCKARDLSRAQNLYNEMGSAGLSESIMSCNTMIAGLCMEGRMEEALNMSEEMPNKGIEPDVITYNTLIQGFCNEGNTTEAKKLYRKLFSMGLKPSVSTYTPLIWTLCNEGNVLDAVELIKCMKEENLEPLVCSNDFVVDGFCKVGKVEEAMAWLVNMLENNLKPKKGTINKLLVCLSKNHIVDDLLLVLNNLFKLGYTLDMSVCYLLVDRLCRDTQTQSTLQVEEILLNK; encoded by the coding sequence ATGTCGATCAAGGCTTTCGTGCATCTCAATAGGCGCATCTATCCCGTAGTTTCTCCCGTGTTTACATTATCGAGAACCACATCCGCCACCGTCATCTCCTCCAGAATTCCAGCATCTTTCGCAGTGGAGGCTGTGCCGACGGCGCCTTATACTACTGGAGTAGAAGGGCGTGTAGACTATGACGGCGATCGCAGCAACGAAAGTCGGTACCGGCAAGTAGCGGAGTCGGCGAAAAGGGTGTGCGAGATAATCATTGCACGTCCAAGGTGGGAAAGCTCGCTTCTTTCCCATTTCTCTCCCTCGGTGCTGTTCCACCCCACCTGCGTCTGCCAAGTCCTCCGGTTACTTTCCTCTAAAAATCTCATGCTTTCTCTTCGTTACCTTCTTTGGCTCTCCTCCCACCCTGATGCTCCACCCGCTGACCCTGAGACCTCAGCCTCTCTCCTCTATGCCCTTGCCGACATGAGGGCGTGGAAGGCTGCGCTGCTCGCCATTCGCACGATGAAATGCCAGCCTGATTCACGTGCACTTGAATCCTTCCTTCTCCGTCTCATTGTCAATGAACGTTGCGCAAGGGATGTGATGGTGGAGGCAATTGCTCTTGTCAGCACCCATCTTACACATTATTCTGTGCCCCTCTCCATTTGGAACTCTTCCCTGTCTTCTTCCCTCCGGTCAAAGAGGACTGACCTTGTGTGGCGTTTATATGAGTCGATGATGCAGGCTGGAGTTTCAGGTGATGCTTCCACTGCTGGCTACTTAATCCAGGCTTTCTGCATAGAGAATAAGCTGGATGATGCCTACAGACTCCTACGGGAGGTATCTATGAAAGGTCTAATACCTGATGCGATCTCAATCACCAAATTGATCGCTGAGTTCAGCAAAGATGGTAATTTTGGCAAGGTTTCCGAgctccttcacctgatgatagcaGGTGGCTGCATGCCTGACATCTTTACTTATCAGTCGATTATTCAGGGATTGTGTGAGAATGGGAAGGTGCATGATGGTTTCCGCATTTTTAATAATCTCAAGTTGAGGGGATATGATCCTGACCTGGTTACCTACACAACAATGATCGATGGTTTATGCAAGACGGGTAAGATGGTTGTTGCATGGAACCTGTGGTTAGAAATGATAGGGAAGGGACTCAAGCCAAATGCTTATGCATATAATGTCATCATTAATGGGTATTGCAAGGCAAGAGATCTCAGTAGGGCTCAGAATTTGTATAATGAGATGGGCTCAGCTGGGTTAAGTGAAAGCATAATGAGCTGTAATACCATGATTGCCGGATTGTGCATGGAGGGGAGGATGGAAGAAGCACTTAACATGTCTGAGGAAATGCCAAATAAAGGAATTGAACCTGATGTCATTACCTATAACACACTGATTCAAGGTTTCTGCAATGAGGGGAATACGACAGAAGCCAAGAAACTATACAGGAAACTGTTTTCAATGGGTCTGAAGCCCTCTGTTTCCACATACACACCGTTGATATGGACTCTTTGCAACGAAGGCAATGTACTTGATGCAGTCGAGCTGAtcaaatgcatgaaagaagagaACTTGGAGCCTTTAGTCTGCTCAAATGATTTTGTCGTTGATGGGTTCTGCAAGGTTGGCAAGGTCGAAGAAGCCATGGCTTGGTTGGTAAACATGTTGGAGAATAACCTCAAACCAAAGAAAGGGACAATTAACAAACTTTTGGTGTGCCTTAGTAAGAATCATATAGTGGATGATCTACTGTTGGTACtgaataatttgtttaaattagGTTACACTCTCGATATGTCTGTATGCTATTTACTGGTT